From one Suricata suricatta isolate VVHF042 chromosome 8, meerkat_22Aug2017_6uvM2_HiC, whole genome shotgun sequence genomic stretch:
- the LOC115300157 gene encoding F-box only protein 44 isoform X1: MAVENINELPENILLEVLTHVPARQLLLRCRLVCSLWRDLIDLVTLWKRKCLHEGFITEDWDQPVADWKIFYFLRSLHRNLLHNPCAEEGFEFWSLDVNGGDEWKVEDLSGDQRKEFPNDQVKKYFVTSYYTCLKSQVVDLKAEGYWEELMDTTRPDIEVKDWFAARPDCGSKYQLCVQLLSSAHAPLGTFQPDPATIQQKSDAKWREVSHTFSNYPPGVRYIWFQHGGVDTHYWAGWYGPRVTNSSITIGPPLP, translated from the exons ATGGCCGTGGAGAACATCAACGAGCTTCCTGAGAACATTCTGCTGGAGGTGCTCACACACGTGCCCGCCCGCCAGCTGCTCCTGCGCTGCCGCCTGGTCTGCAGCCTCTGGCGAGACCTCATCGACCTGGTGACCCTCTGGAAGCGCAAGTGCCTGCACGAGGGCTTCATCACCGAGGACTGGGACCAGCCTGTGGCCGACTGGAAGATCTTCTACTTCCTGCGCAGCCTACACAGGAATCTCCTACACAATCCATGTGCCGAAG AGGGCTTTGAATTCTGGAGCCTGGATGTGAATGGAGGTGATGAGTGGAAGGTGGAGGATCTCTCTGGAGACCAGAGGAAGGAATTCCCCAATGACCAGGTCAAGAAATACTTCGTGACTTCTTATTA cacctgccTCAAGTCCCAGGTTGTGGACCTCAAGGCTGAAGGGTATTGGGAGGAGCTGATGGACACCACACGGCCGGACATCGAGGTCAAGGACTG gTTCGCAGCCAGGCCAGACTGTGGGTCCAAGTACCAACTGTGTGTTCAGCTCCTGTCGTCAGCACACGCGCCTCTGGGGACCTTCCAGCCAGACCCGGCGACAATCCAGCAGAAGAGCGATGCCAAGTGGAGGGAG GTCTCTCACACATTCTCCAACTACCCGCCCGGCGTCCGCTACATCTGGTTTCAGCACGGCGGCGTGGACACCCACTACTGGGCCGGCTGGTACGGCCCGAGGGTCACCAACAGCAGCATCACCATCGGGCCCCCACTGCCTTGA
- the MAD2L2 gene encoding mitotic spindle assembly checkpoint protein MAD2B, with the protein MTTLTRQDLNFGQVVADVLCEFLEVAVHLILYVREVYPVGIFQKRKKYNVPVQMSCHPELNQYIQDTLHCVKPLLEKNDVEKVVVVILDKEHRPVEKFVFEITQPPLLSISSDSLLSHVEQLLRAFILKISVCDAVLDHNPPGCTFTVLVHTREAATRNMEKIQVIKDFPWILADEQDVHMHDPRLIPLKTMTSDILKMQLYVEERAHKSS; encoded by the exons ATGACCACACTCACGCGACAGGACCTCAACTTTGGTCAAG TGGTGGCCGATGTGCTCTGCGAGTTCCTGGAGGTGGCCGTGCACCTCATCCTCTACGTGCGCGAGGTCTACCCGGTGGGCATCTTCCAGAAGCGTAAGAAGTACAACGTGCCTGTCCAG ATGTCCTGCCACCCGGAGCTGAACCAGTATATCCAGGACACCCTGCACTGTGTCAAGCCACTCCTGGAGAAG aatgatgtggagaaagtggtGGTGGTAATTTTGGACAAAGAGCACCGCCCAGTGGAGAAATTCGTCTTTGAAATCACCCAGCCTCCACTGCTGTCCATCAG cTCAGATTCCCTGTTGTCTCATGTAGAGCAGCTGCTCCGAGCCTTCATCCTGAAGATCAGTGTGTGTGATGCTGTCTTGGACCACAACCCCCCAG GCTGTACCTTCACAGTCTTAGTGCACACGAGAGAAGCGGCCACCCGCAACATGGAGAAGATTCAGGTCATCAAG GACTTTCCCTGGATCTTGGCAGATGAGCAGGATGTCCACATGCACGACCCTCGACTGATACCACTAAAAACGATGACATCAGACATCTTAAAG ATGCAGCTCTACGTGGAAGAGAGAGCTCACAAAAGCAGCTGA
- the FBXO6 gene encoding F-box only protein 6 isoform X1: MAPVSINELPENILLEVLTHVPARQLLLHCRLVCSLWRDLIDLVTLWKRKCLHEGFITEDWDQPVADWKIFFFLCSLRRNLLRNPCAEEDMTSWRIDSNGGDHWKVESLPGDHGTDFPDSRVKKYFVTSFAMCLKSQLVDLKAEGYWEELLDTFRPDIVVKDWFAARADCGCTYRIRVHLVSADYIVLASFEPPPVTIDQWNDATWNEVSYTFSDYPPGVRHILFQHGGKDTQFWAGWYGPRVTNSSIIISPKMAGSRPPALLSPRPQREPGSSDFIEHQDH, translated from the exons ATGGCCCCAGTCAGCATCAATGAGCTCCCTGAGAACATTCTGCTGGAGGTGCTCACACACGTGCCCGCCCGCCAGCTGCTCCTGCACTGCCGCCTGGTCTGCAGCCTCTGGCGAGACCTCATCGACCTGGTGACCCTCTGGAAGCGCAAGTGCCTGCACGAGGGCTTCATCACCGAGGACTGGGACCAGCCTGTGGCCGACTGGAAGATCTTCTTCTTTCTGTGCAGTCTCCGCCGGAACCTCCTACGCAATCCGTGCGCCGAAG AGGATATGACATCCTGGCGGATTGACTCCAATGGCGGAGACCACTGGAAGGTGGAGAGCCTCCCTGGAGACCACGGGACAGACTTTCCTGACTCCAGAGTCAAGAAGTACTTTGTCACATCTTTTGC GATGTGCCTCAAGTCCCAGCTGGTGGACCTCAAGGCCGAGGGCTACTGGGAGGAGCTTCTGGACACATTCCGGCCTGACATCGTGGTTAAGGActg gtTCGCCGCCAGGGCAGACTGCGGCTGTACCTACCGCATCCGGGTACACCTGGTCTCAGCTGACTACATCGTCCTCGCCTCCTTCGAGCCCCCGCCCGTGACCATCGATCAATGGAACGATGCCACGTGGAATGAG gtctcCTACACTTTCTCAGATTACCCTCCGGGCGTCCGCCACATCCTCTTCCAGCACGGGGGCAAGGACACCCAGTTCTGGGCAGGCTGGTACGGGCCCCGTGTCACCAATAGCAGCATCATTATCAGCCCGAAGATGGCTGGGAGCCGGCCCCCTGCACTGCTCAGCCCGAGACCACAGAGGG AGCCAGGGTCCTCAGACTTCATTGAACATCAGGATCACTAA
- the LOC115300157 gene encoding F-box only protein 44 isoform X2, which yields MAVENINELPENILLEVLTHVPARQLLLRCRLVCSLWRDLIDLVTLWKRKCLHEGFITEDWDQPVADWKIFYFLRSLHRNLLHNPCAEEGFEFWSLDVNGGDEWKVEDLSGDQRKEFPNDQVRSQARLWVQVPTVCSAPVVSTRASGDLPARPGDNPAEERCQVEGGLSHILQLPARRPLHLVSARRRGHPLLGRLVRPEGHQQQHHHRAPTALTPPKP from the exons ATGGCCGTGGAGAACATCAACGAGCTTCCTGAGAACATTCTGCTGGAGGTGCTCACACACGTGCCCGCCCGCCAGCTGCTCCTGCGCTGCCGCCTGGTCTGCAGCCTCTGGCGAGACCTCATCGACCTGGTGACCCTCTGGAAGCGCAAGTGCCTGCACGAGGGCTTCATCACCGAGGACTGGGACCAGCCTGTGGCCGACTGGAAGATCTTCTACTTCCTGCGCAGCCTACACAGGAATCTCCTACACAATCCATGTGCCGAAG AGGGCTTTGAATTCTGGAGCCTGGATGTGAATGGAGGTGATGAGTGGAAGGTGGAGGATCTCTCTGGAGACCAGAGGAAGGAATTCCCCAATGACCAG gTTCGCAGCCAGGCCAGACTGTGGGTCCAAGTACCAACTGTGTGTTCAGCTCCTGTCGTCAGCACACGCGCCTCTGGGGACCTTCCAGCCAGACCCGGCGACAATCCAGCAGAAGAGCGATGCCAAGTGGAGGGAG GTCTCTCACACATTCTCCAACTACCCGCCCGGCGTCCGCTACATCTGGTTTCAGCACGGCGGCGTGGACACCCACTACTGGGCCGGCTGGTACGGCCCGAGGGTCACCAACAGCAGCATCACCATCGGGCCCCCACTGCCTTGACGCCCCCCAAGCCCTGA
- the FBXO6 gene encoding F-box only protein 6 isoform X2, which produces MAPVSINELPENILLEVLTHVPARQLLLHCRLVCSLWRDLIDLVTLWKRKCLHEGFITEDWDQPVADWKIFFFLCSLRRNLLRNPCAEEDMTSWRIDSNGGDHWKVESLPGDHGTDFPDSRVKKYFVTSFAMCLKSQLVDLKAEGYWEELLDTFRPDIVVKDWFAARADCGCTYRIRVHLVSADYIVLASFEPPPVTIDQWNDATWNEVSYTFSDYPPGVRHILFQHGGKDTQFWAGWYGPRVTNSSIIISPKMAGSRPPALLSPRPQRGRRRARVLRLH; this is translated from the exons ATGGCCCCAGTCAGCATCAATGAGCTCCCTGAGAACATTCTGCTGGAGGTGCTCACACACGTGCCCGCCCGCCAGCTGCTCCTGCACTGCCGCCTGGTCTGCAGCCTCTGGCGAGACCTCATCGACCTGGTGACCCTCTGGAAGCGCAAGTGCCTGCACGAGGGCTTCATCACCGAGGACTGGGACCAGCCTGTGGCCGACTGGAAGATCTTCTTCTTTCTGTGCAGTCTCCGCCGGAACCTCCTACGCAATCCGTGCGCCGAAG AGGATATGACATCCTGGCGGATTGACTCCAATGGCGGAGACCACTGGAAGGTGGAGAGCCTCCCTGGAGACCACGGGACAGACTTTCCTGACTCCAGAGTCAAGAAGTACTTTGTCACATCTTTTGC GATGTGCCTCAAGTCCCAGCTGGTGGACCTCAAGGCCGAGGGCTACTGGGAGGAGCTTCTGGACACATTCCGGCCTGACATCGTGGTTAAGGActg gtTCGCCGCCAGGGCAGACTGCGGCTGTACCTACCGCATCCGGGTACACCTGGTCTCAGCTGACTACATCGTCCTCGCCTCCTTCGAGCCCCCGCCCGTGACCATCGATCAATGGAACGATGCCACGTGGAATGAG gtctcCTACACTTTCTCAGATTACCCTCCGGGCGTCCGCCACATCCTCTTCCAGCACGGGGGCAAGGACACCCAGTTCTGGGCAGGCTGGTACGGGCCCCGTGTCACCAATAGCAGCATCATTATCAGCCCGAAGATGGCTGGGAGCCGGCCCCCTGCACTGCTCAGCCCGAGACCACAGAGGGGTAGGAGAAG AGCCAGGGTCCTCAGACTTCATTGA